A portion of the Calliphora vicina chromosome 5, idCalVici1.1, whole genome shotgun sequence genome contains these proteins:
- the Achl gene encoding uncharacterized protein Achl: protein MPQPEEVIQLVAAADNNNDTCEIRSQHIKNGHTFLVTTVRTETITTTTETNLKESEQLKAVPIMQKPIEAPAEEKPCCSSSCSSPDNSTKAIVPLSSSLPSKLLRFHAKRSAQALLQRLESQEQSIDSQFDSDEGLTAGYSGCSSNNGEDYISQASCDSLDNLPEPSAPPMSPPPPRNSPSTDNTDEKIDVGMGSSIEGSEESEEDDELKPLAVDNHVLHEIDLRAINTTTTLSSTTPITTAVLEAAVEKSLSNTAVLSEANLEKFRKHQSVTQTHPIMDNIYLHPNFKYDFNAKEQIPENPLKPADTAISATALEQKRVHRSFLTMKKSEPIAEKANSVVSQATSASGDKTLINEIDNLDPALIPSEEMAAEITDAVEYYFSNDSILKDAFLLKHVKRNKEGFVSLKLVSSFKRVRQLTKDWKVVGNAVRRKSHKIELNDVGTKVRRVDALPNFDETMPSRTIVACDLPLDKLSIEKVSDIFSKCGEIALIRILKPGMAIPVDVRQFMNKYPEMQQKECALVEYLESSSAREARNLQGPFKVFEMVAPKKKTGKKAVIQVSAPVVRMVENYRYFNDHNYERTRGGSFSGVPVQDVDLRYRLKRNNSDFAAKAYGTDVHHSFGPTAATPHYHHSSPTYATSHRGSFGSEHHQPQHQHHQHHQQSHHEPSAGRYQSRGSIIQDITSQTPSSPGTQSNFFAYTPRRYSNTSTISTNTANNNSINNIDSSMTAKPTHTNLNNISNNTGNTHNLARRLSNCSQEGYADAVRRSSNCSENAPQRRDSNCSDNCPCTRRISDFGQTEVYRKTSQGSIGSGGERRFSNGSMQFERTFSNGSDISNNFHRRPSADYNLERKQSLETQTGSPYDDPNVGGGGGGYNVFPRRYSNNFNNSNNISSKLAAYDNAQYINGRRISTDSGYDRRFSFGSEYEGSPRSRTNSFLNNYKHGLNDYDGQPRSRTGSFLDGSPRSRSGSFAQRTAEHLVRTPIGPDGSKGFGSRARKFEQTISPV from the coding sequence ATGCCCCAGCCAGAGGAAGTTATACAACTTGTAGCAGCAGCCGATAACAATAATGACACCTGCGAGATACGCAGTCAACATATCAAAAATGGTCATACATTTCTGGTGACCACTGTGCGCACGGAAACCATAACCACCACCACCGAAACGAATCTAAAGGAGAGTGAACAATTGAAAGCAGTGCCCATAATGCAAAAGCCCATTGAGGCTCCAGCCGAAGAAAAACCTTGCTGCAGCAGTTCCTGTTCTTCGCCGGATAACTCCACAAAAGCCATAGTTCCTTTGTCCTCATCCTTACCCTCCAAACTCTTAAGGTTCCATGCCAAACGATCGGCCCAAGCTTTACTGCAGCGCCTAGAATCCCAAGAACAATCCATTGATTCACAATTTGATAGTGATGAAGGTTTGACGGCTGGCTATAGTGGTTGCAGCAGTAACAATGGCGAGGATTACATATCCCAGGCCAGCTGTGATTCTTTGGATAATCTGCCAGAGCCCTCAGCTCCACCCATGTCACCACCACCACCCCGTAATTCACCTTCCACCGATAATACCGATGAGAAAATTGATGTAGGCATGGGCTCTTCCATAGAGGGTTCCGAGGAGTCAGAAGAGGATGATGAGCTGAAACCCTTGGCCGTGGATAATCATGTTTTGCATGAAATCGATTTAAGAGCCATCAACACAACCACCACCTTAAGCTCTACAACACCCATAACCACAGCCGTTTTGGAGGCAGCCGTGGAAAAATCTCTCAGCAATACTGCCGTTCTAAGTGAGGCCAATTTGGAGAAATTCCGCAAACATCAGTCGGTCACACAAACACATCCCATAATGgataatatttatttgcatcccaattttaaatatgatttcaatGCAAAAGAGCAAATTCCAGAAAACCCCCTAAAACCTGCAGACACAGCCATCAGTGCTACAGCTTTGGAACAGAAACGTGTTCATCGCTCATTTTTAACTATGAAAAAGTCAGAACCCATAGCCGAAAAAGCCAATTCAGTTGTGTCTCAGGCCACCTCGGCCTCTGGCGATAAGACCCTAATCAATGAGATAGATAATTTGGATCCAGCTCTAATACCCAGTGAGGAAATGGCTGCTGAAATAACCGATGCTGTTGAATACTATTTCTCTAATGATAGCATCCTCAAAGATGCCTTCCTGCTAAAGCATGTGAAACGTAATAAGGAGGGTTTTGTTAGCCTCAAATTGGTGTCCAGCTTTAAGCGTGTTCGTCAATTAACCAAGGACTGGAAGGTGGTGGGCAATGCTGTAAGACGTAAATCGCACAAAATTGAGCTCAACGATGTGGGCACCAAGGTTAGAAGGGTGGATGCTTTGCCAAATTTCGATGAAACCATGCCTTCGCGCACTATTGTTGCTTGTGATTTGCCCCTAGATAAGTTAAGCATAGAGAAGGTGTCGGATATCTTCTCCAAGTGTGGAGAAATAGCCTTGATACGCATTCTAAAACCCGGCATGGCCATACCCGTGGATGTGCGTCAATTTATGAATAAGTATCCGGAAATGCAGCAAAAAGAATGTGCCTTGGTGGAGTATTTGGAATCTTCCTCGGCCAGAGAAGCCAGAAATTTACAAGGTCCATTTAAGGTCTTTGAAATGGTGGCTCCCAAAAAGAAGACTGGCAAGAAAGCAGTCATACAGGTTTCGGCTCCCGTGGTACGTATGGTGGAGAATTATCGCTATTTCAATGATCATAACTATGAACGCACAAGAGGTGGCAGTTTCAGTGGTGTGCCAGTACAAGATGTAGATTTGCGCTATAGATTGAAACGTAATAATTCAGATTTTGCGGCCAAAGCTTATGGCACAGATGTTCATCATTCATTTGGGCCAACAGCAGCAACACCACACTATCATCACTCTTCGCCAACGTATGCAACATCTCATCGTGGTAGTTTTGGCAGTGAACATCATCAGCCGCAACATCAACACCACCAACACCACCAACAATCACATCATGAACCATCGGCAGGACGCTATCAATCCCGAGGTAGTATTATTCAAGACATAACCAGTCAAACTCCTTCGTCTCCTGGTACCCAAAGCAATTTCTTTGCTTATACTCCTCGCAGATACAGCAACACCTCAACTATATCAACTAATACAGCCAACAATAACAGCATCAATAATATTGATTCATCCATGACGGCCAAGCCCACACATAcgaatttgaataatatttcaaataacacTGGCAACACTCACAATTTAGCTAGACGTCTTTCGAATTGTTCTCAGGAAGGCTATGCCGATGCAGTTAGGCGTTCTTCCAATTGTTCGGAAAATGCTCCGCAAAGACGTGACTCTAATTGTTCCGACAATTGTCCATGTACGAGACGCATTTCCGATTTTGGACAAACTGAAGTATATCGCAAGACTTCTCAGGGTTCTATAGGCAGTGGCGGGGAAAGGCGTTTCTCCAATGGCTCCATGCAATTCGAGAGAACCTTCTCCAATGGCAGTGATATTAGTAATAACTTCCATCGTCGTCCATCGGCTGACTACAATTTGGAGCGCAAGCAATCGTTAGAAACTCAAACTGGCTCGCCTTATGATGATCCCAACGTGGGTGGCGGTGGTGGTGGCTACAATGTCTTTCCACGCCGTTATTCCAATAActtcaacaacagcaacaatatcaGCAGCAAATTGGCGGCCTATGATAATGCTCAATACATCAATGGCAGACGTATATCCACCGATTCCGGTTACGATCGTCGTTTTTCATTTGGTTCTGAATACGAGGGATCACCGCGTTCTCGCACCAATAGTTTTCTCAACAACTACAAGCATGGCCTCAACGATTATGATGGCCAGCCTCGCTCGCGTACTGGCAGTTTCCTGGATGGCTCACCTCGCTCCCGTTCCGGGTCATTTGCTCAACGTACAGCTGAACATTTAGTGCGCACACCCATTGGACCAGATGGCAGCAAAGGTTTTGGTTCACGTGCTCGCAAATTTGAGCAAACCATATCTCCCGTTTAG